A single genomic interval of Cupriavidus necator harbors:
- a CDS encoding type VI secretion system Vgr family protein, with the protein MGSRSLSSRTVTVKGNGLPELMGQPALVLSKLSGTERLCELFEYELELKTPDDRQALFGPAADLDTKALRGQELTVTIQLDGMGTGMAGGVGAGTREITGMVTDVRGPIAVGHQIVYRLTLRPWLWLATLTKDFRIFQQQSAVEILDTLLSDYTFPVERRLDVARYPKREYQVQYGESDFDFFQRLTQEWGISWHIEHSEGKHRLVLTDGNGAFAPFASSAYHSIRWARSSDRIDEEHLHEFELHDRLVSGQWTSSDYDFVKTRADLTVRAADPLDTAHAGQEIYEFPGDHSQPATGNDPWKEGDQVARQRMEALRQHGSRASGRGNVRAMVPGCTFTLANFIQPKANREYIILGTHLLIEDVPEASGGSQPWRCEVAFTAQPSNELFRPERTQPKPRAHGPQTATVVGPEGQETWTDEYGRIRIQLHWDRQGKRDANSSCWVRVASSWQGERFGAVHVPRIGQEVMVEHLNGDPDCPIVTGSVPNKLNMPQWPLPEFHALSGFVSKEVHGNRTNTFVQDASEGQIQTQLQSDHQTSWLGLGFLTRIIRGSGRKDKRGEGFELRSDAQGVVRANGMLLTTEPRANASAHHKDMGETVQRLTVARDQQETLAELAQEHDAQECTDQAEVAKIIKAQNDDIRGNGTANAETGDFPELAAPHLVLASPAGIEASTARSTHFAAGEHLAFTSAGHTSLAIGQRLLASVSRGVRIFIQSMGWRLVAAGGDIDLRALQDSINLLAKLNVTATANRITLSAKEELVVAGGGSATIYNAGGITHKTSGPYTIHAASYTFTSAQKYVAQFPEPPKPGKGNLELFNHYANRLGIDGGDFTVEDALGKVTTGKLDTKGFAAVSGIAPGPARVSFGKDPTDTWAEGSYVAKPTWPPAGASADGAGALTQASGIAVGTAAGAMASQVLAAAGQATQALQLAQQVAGAVKAGPAGLVGLGLSGAQSLLGEAMPTAGTPTLAKASPHPTQTTMRVPGFV; encoded by the coding sequence ATGGGCAGCCGATCGCTTTCCTCTCGTACCGTCACTGTCAAGGGCAATGGCCTGCCCGAATTGATGGGGCAGCCCGCGTTGGTGCTTTCCAAGCTGTCTGGCACCGAGCGCTTGTGCGAACTGTTCGAATACGAGTTGGAGCTGAAGACGCCGGACGACCGCCAAGCGCTGTTCGGCCCGGCGGCGGACCTCGATACGAAGGCGCTGCGCGGCCAGGAGCTGACCGTCACGATTCAGCTCGACGGCATGGGCACCGGAATGGCGGGCGGTGTCGGCGCGGGCACGCGAGAAATCACGGGCATGGTCACCGATGTGCGAGGCCCCATTGCAGTCGGTCACCAGATTGTCTATCGCCTCACCCTGCGCCCCTGGCTGTGGCTGGCGACACTGACCAAGGACTTCCGCATTTTCCAGCAGCAAAGCGCCGTCGAAATCCTCGACACGCTGCTCTCGGACTATACCTTCCCGGTCGAGCGGCGCCTGGACGTGGCGCGCTACCCCAAACGCGAATACCAGGTCCAGTATGGCGAGAGCGATTTCGACTTCTTCCAGCGCCTCACTCAAGAATGGGGGATTTCCTGGCACATCGAACACAGCGAGGGCAAGCACCGGCTGGTGCTGACCGACGGCAACGGCGCCTTTGCCCCGTTTGCCAGCTCCGCCTACCATTCGATCCGCTGGGCACGCTCGTCCGACCGCATCGACGAGGAACACCTCCATGAGTTCGAGCTGCACGACCGGCTGGTGTCGGGCCAGTGGACCAGTTCCGACTACGATTTCGTCAAGACGCGGGCCGACTTGACGGTACGCGCTGCTGATCCACTCGACACCGCGCACGCCGGCCAGGAAATCTACGAGTTCCCTGGCGACCACAGCCAGCCGGCCACCGGCAACGACCCGTGGAAGGAAGGCGACCAGGTGGCCCGGCAGCGCATGGAAGCGCTGCGCCAGCATGGCAGCCGCGCCAGCGGGCGCGGGAATGTGCGCGCCATGGTGCCCGGCTGCACCTTCACGCTGGCGAACTTCATCCAGCCCAAGGCCAACCGCGAATACATCATTCTCGGCACGCACCTGCTGATCGAGGACGTACCGGAAGCGTCGGGCGGCAGCCAGCCGTGGCGCTGCGAGGTGGCATTCACCGCCCAGCCGTCCAACGAACTGTTCCGCCCCGAGCGCACCCAGCCCAAGCCGCGCGCCCACGGGCCGCAGACCGCCACCGTGGTCGGTCCAGAGGGCCAGGAAACGTGGACCGATGAGTACGGGCGCATCCGTATTCAGCTGCACTGGGACCGGCAAGGCAAGCGCGACGCCAATAGCTCATGCTGGGTGCGGGTGGCCTCGTCCTGGCAGGGCGAGCGTTTCGGCGCCGTGCACGTGCCGCGCATCGGTCAGGAGGTGATGGTCGAGCACCTGAACGGCGATCCGGATTGCCCTATCGTGACCGGCAGCGTGCCCAACAAGCTGAACATGCCGCAGTGGCCGCTACCGGAGTTCCACGCGCTGTCGGGCTTCGTCAGCAAGGAGGTGCACGGGAATCGCACCAATACCTTTGTGCAGGACGCCAGCGAAGGACAGATCCAGACCCAGCTGCAGAGTGACCACCAGACCTCGTGGCTGGGGCTGGGCTTCCTCACTCGCATCATCCGCGGCAGTGGCCGCAAGGACAAGCGTGGCGAAGGCTTCGAGCTGCGCTCCGACGCGCAGGGCGTGGTGCGTGCCAATGGCATGCTGCTTACCACCGAGCCCCGCGCCAACGCCAGTGCCCACCACAAGGACATGGGCGAGACGGTGCAGCGCCTCACGGTGGCGCGTGACCAGCAGGAGACGCTGGCGGAACTGGCGCAGGAACACGACGCGCAAGAGTGCACCGACCAAGCCGAGGTCGCGAAGATCATCAAGGCGCAGAACGACGACATCCGGGGCAATGGTACCGCCAACGCCGAGACCGGCGACTTCCCAGAACTGGCCGCGCCCCACCTGGTACTGGCTAGCCCGGCCGGCATCGAGGCCAGTACCGCGCGCTCGACCCACTTCGCCGCTGGAGAGCACCTGGCCTTCACCAGCGCCGGGCACACGAGCCTCGCCATCGGGCAGCGCCTGCTGGCGAGCGTAAGCCGGGGCGTGCGCATCTTCATCCAGAGCATGGGCTGGCGGCTGGTCGCCGCCGGGGGCGACATCGACCTGCGCGCGCTGCAGGACAGCATCAACCTGCTGGCGAAGCTGAACGTCACGGCCACGGCCAACCGCATCACGCTGTCGGCCAAGGAGGAACTGGTGGTGGCGGGCGGTGGCAGCGCCACCATCTACAACGCGGGCGGCATCACCCACAAGACGAGCGGCCCATACACCATCCACGCGGCCAGCTATACCTTCACCAGTGCGCAGAAGTATGTCGCGCAGTTCCCCGAGCCGCCCAAGCCCGGCAAGGGCAATCTCGAACTGTTCAATCACTACGCCAACCGCTTGGGTATCGATGGTGGCGACTTCACGGTCGAGGACGCCTTGGGCAAGGTCACCACTGGCAAGCTCGACACCAAGGGCTTCGCGGCGGTTAGCGGCATCGCACCGGGCCCGGCCAGGGTCAGCTTTGGTAAGGACCCGACCGATACCTGGGCCGAGGGCAGCTATGTCGCCAAGCCAACCTGGCCGCCGGCCGGCGCATCGGCCGACGGCGCAGGCGCGCTGACGCAGGCTTCAGGCATTGCTGTCGGCACCGCCGCCGGCGCCATGGCAAGCCAGGTGCTGGCAGCCGCTGGACAGGCCACCCAGGCACTGCAACTGGCGCAACAAGTGGCCGGCGCGGTCAAGGCCGGTCCTGCCGGCTTGGTTGGCCTGGGCCTGTCCGGTGCGCAGAGCCTGCTGGGCGAGGCCATGCCAACCGCAGGCACGCCGACGCTTGCCAAGGCCAGCCCGCATCCCACGCAGACCACGATGCGCGTGCCCGGCTTTGTCTGA
- a CDS encoding TonB-dependent receptor family protein: MKPGGRQILAVRQQRRSGIPRIPFANRSALAFAALVLASAGARAADPPGTAVAAATAETLPDVVVSATRSEQRRFDAPAAVDSVPVDPLRSATPLVNLSEVLAGVPGVAVRDRQNYSQDLQLAVRGFGTRSTFGVRGVRLYVDGIPATMPDGQGQASTADLANASRVEVLRGPFAQMYGNASGGVVQVFTPDPPKDGFSGRASTGFGSDGQWQAGIALAGGNDRLGGSLDAWTYQTDGYRDHSAARRYQLNAKVVAQPASGTRVTGQFNYFNQPLAQDPLGLTRAQADANPRQAVSAATQFDTGKNVEQTQAGVVVDHQLTGTDSVSARLYGGTRNLYQRLGFSGAAPNSAGGIVDLDRTYGGAALSWSRRTATAAGLPLLWSAGLEANGMRDGRNGYVNQNGTQGALRRDETNTATDLGAFAQFDWTFHPAWQLVGGVRASRVRLGIDDHFINAASPDDSGSATYSNVSPVLGVVWHALDSLNVYANLGRGFETPTLTEVAYGPGGVGSNLGLQASTSRQGEIGIKWQAAGQRLEAALFDADSHDEVVPQSNNAGRTVYQNVSGVHRRGFELGWRGGFLGEVGTPGKGGGSRIEAGLAYTWLDAYFGDSFVNAQGQTVAAGKRLPGTARHSLGADLSWRPAAPLTLGAEMRVDSRVYADDLNTQAAPGYAVFNLRAGYEFRIGPTRLYVFGRIDNLTDRRYIGSVIVNEANGRYFEPAPGRRFFLGLRAAL, from the coding sequence ATGAAACCAGGCGGCAGGCAGATTTTGGCGGTCCGGCAGCAGCGCCGTTCCGGTATCCCCCGCATCCCGTTCGCGAACCGCTCCGCGCTGGCGTTCGCCGCGCTGGTCCTGGCCAGCGCCGGCGCGCGTGCCGCCGACCCGCCCGGCACGGCAGTGGCCGCCGCCACCGCCGAAACGCTGCCCGACGTGGTGGTCAGCGCCACCCGCAGCGAGCAGCGCCGCTTTGACGCGCCGGCGGCGGTGGACAGCGTGCCGGTCGATCCGCTGCGCAGCGCCACGCCGCTGGTGAACCTGTCCGAGGTGCTGGCCGGCGTGCCGGGCGTGGCGGTGCGCGACCGGCAGAACTACTCGCAGGACCTGCAACTGGCGGTGCGTGGCTTTGGCACGCGCTCCACCTTCGGCGTGCGCGGCGTGCGCCTGTATGTCGACGGCATCCCGGCCACCATGCCGGACGGGCAGGGCCAGGCTTCCACTGCCGACCTTGCCAACGCCAGCCGGGTCGAGGTGCTGCGCGGCCCGTTTGCGCAGATGTATGGCAATGCGTCGGGCGGCGTGGTGCAGGTGTTCACGCCCGATCCGCCCAAGGACGGCTTCAGCGGGCGCGCGTCGACGGGCTTCGGCTCCGATGGCCAGTGGCAGGCGGGCATCGCGCTGGCCGGCGGCAACGACCGGCTCGGCGGCTCGCTCGACGCCTGGACCTACCAGACCGACGGCTACCGCGACCACAGCGCGGCGCGCCGCTACCAGCTCAATGCCAAGGTAGTGGCGCAGCCGGCGAGCGGCACGCGCGTGACCGGCCAGTTCAACTATTTCAACCAGCCGCTGGCGCAGGACCCGCTGGGGCTAACGCGCGCGCAGGCCGATGCCAATCCGCGCCAGGCGGTGTCCGCGGCGACCCAGTTCGATACCGGCAAGAACGTCGAGCAGACCCAGGCCGGCGTGGTGGTGGACCACCAGCTGACCGGGACCGACAGCGTGTCGGCACGCCTGTACGGCGGCACGCGCAACCTGTACCAGCGGCTGGGCTTCAGCGGAGCCGCGCCGAATTCGGCCGGCGGCATCGTCGACCTGGACCGCACCTACGGCGGCGCCGCGCTGTCATGGAGCCGGCGCACCGCCACCGCCGCCGGCCTGCCGCTGCTGTGGAGCGCCGGGCTCGAAGCCAACGGCATGCGCGATGGCCGCAACGGCTACGTCAACCAGAACGGCACGCAGGGCGCGCTGCGCCGCGACGAGACCAATACCGCGACCGACCTCGGCGCGTTTGCGCAGTTCGACTGGACCTTCCACCCGGCCTGGCAACTGGTGGGCGGCGTGCGCGCCAGCCGGGTGCGGCTTGGCATTGACGACCACTTCATCAATGCGGCCAGCCCCGATGACAGTGGCAGCGCGACCTACAGCAACGTCAGCCCCGTGCTTGGCGTGGTGTGGCACGCGCTCGATTCCCTCAACGTCTACGCCAACCTCGGCCGCGGCTTCGAGACCCCGACGCTGACCGAAGTCGCCTACGGACCCGGCGGCGTAGGCAGCAACCTGGGGCTGCAGGCCTCCACCAGCCGCCAGGGCGAGATCGGCATCAAGTGGCAGGCGGCGGGGCAGCGGCTGGAGGCGGCGCTGTTCGATGCCGACAGCCACGACGAGGTGGTGCCCCAATCGAACAATGCCGGGCGCACCGTCTACCAGAATGTCAGCGGCGTGCACCGGCGCGGCTTCGAACTGGGCTGGCGCGGCGGCTTTCTCGGTGAGGTGGGCACGCCGGGCAAGGGCGGCGGCAGCCGTATCGAGGCAGGACTGGCCTATACCTGGCTCGATGCTTACTTTGGCGACAGCTTCGTCAACGCGCAGGGCCAGACCGTGGCGGCCGGCAAGCGCCTGCCCGGCACCGCGCGCCACAGCCTGGGCGCGGACTTGTCATGGCGGCCGGCTGCGCCGCTGACGCTGGGGGCAGAGATGCGCGTGGACAGCCGCGTCTACGCCGATGATCTCAACACGCAGGCCGCGCCAGGCTATGCGGTGTTCAACCTGCGCGCCGGCTATGAGTTCCGCATCGGCCCGACCCGGCTCTACGTCTTCGGCCGCATCGACAACCTCACCGACCGGCGCTATATCGGCTCGGTGATCGTCAACGAGGCCAACGGGCGGTATTTCGAACCCGCGCCGGGGCGGCGCTTCTTCCTGGGGCTGCGCGCTGCCCTTTGA
- a CDS encoding flavodoxin family protein, with amino-acid sequence MTTAQTRVAIVYHSGYGHTAKQAQAVARGAGNVAGTESLLIPVEDIDQHWDTLEQVDAIIFGAPTYMGSASAQFKGFMDATSRNVFAKGGKWANKVAAGFTNAASRSGDKLATLQQIAIFAAQHGMHWVNLGLPPGHNNSKSTEDSLNRHGFFLGAAAQSNADESADVVPPLADLRTAEHLGARVAEVAQQLVAGRRALAELKEAA; translated from the coding sequence ATGACCACCGCACAAACCCGCGTCGCCATCGTCTACCACAGCGGCTACGGCCACACCGCCAAGCAGGCCCAGGCCGTTGCGCGCGGCGCCGGCAATGTCGCAGGCACTGAAAGCCTGCTGATCCCGGTCGAGGACATCGACCAGCACTGGGACACGCTGGAACAGGTTGACGCCATCATATTCGGCGCGCCGACCTACATGGGCAGCGCCTCGGCACAGTTCAAGGGCTTTATGGACGCCACCTCGCGCAATGTCTTTGCCAAGGGCGGCAAGTGGGCCAACAAGGTCGCAGCCGGCTTCACCAACGCGGCTTCGCGCTCCGGCGACAAGCTGGCCACGCTGCAGCAGATCGCGATCTTTGCGGCGCAGCACGGCATGCACTGGGTCAACCTGGGCCTGCCCCCGGGCCACAACAACTCCAAGTCGACCGAGGACTCGCTGAACCGCCACGGCTTCTTCCTGGGCGCCGCCGCACAGTCCAACGCCGATGAAAGCGCCGACGTGGTGCCGCCGCTGGCCGACCTGCGCACCGCCGAGCACCTGGGTGCCCGCGTGGCCGAAGTGGCGCAGCAACTGGTCGCGGGCCGGCGCGCGCTGGCGGAACTGAAAGAAGCTGCCTGA
- a CDS encoding MFS transporter, which yields MIPLGLYIRRHLEETAEAPAAGAPGHERAGLTEIFRGHGRVVVAGVLVTIGGTSATYIVLHYMTSYAVTVLKIPLGLSMAAGCVAALVQVALSAYAGRLSDRIGRKPAILWSRVAMLVLVYPAFLLLNARPSLGTLLAVVAMLALPLVLNVVPSVVLITELFPRRIRASGLSVVYCIGVLVFGGFAQLIATWLIELTGNASAPALYVIGCGLISLVGLAMAPETAGKRLD from the coding sequence GTGATCCCGCTCGGTCTCTATATCCGCCGCCACCTGGAAGAAACCGCCGAAGCGCCGGCCGCCGGCGCGCCGGGCCATGAACGCGCAGGCCTGACTGAAATCTTCCGTGGGCACGGCCGCGTGGTGGTGGCCGGCGTGCTGGTGACGATCGGCGGCACCTCCGCCACCTATATCGTGCTGCACTACATGACCAGCTACGCGGTGACGGTACTGAAGATCCCGCTCGGGCTCAGCATGGCCGCCGGCTGCGTCGCCGCACTGGTGCAGGTGGCCCTGTCTGCGTATGCCGGCAGGCTGTCCGACCGCATCGGCCGCAAGCCCGCCATCCTGTGGTCGCGCGTGGCGATGCTGGTGCTGGTCTACCCCGCCTTCCTGCTGCTCAACGCGCGGCCGTCGCTCGGCACGCTGCTGGCCGTGGTCGCGATGCTGGCCCTGCCGCTGGTGCTGAACGTAGTGCCGTCCGTGGTGCTGATCACCGAGCTGTTCCCGCGCCGCATTCGCGCGAGCGGGCTGTCGGTGGTCTATTGCATCGGCGTGCTGGTGTTCGGCGGCTTCGCGCAGCTGATCGCCACCTGGCTGATCGAACTGACCGGCAATGCCAGCGCCCCTGCGCTATATGTGATCGGCTGCGGCCTGATTTCGCTGGTCGGGCTGGCGATGGCGCCGGAGACGGCGGGCAAGCGGCTGGACTGA
- a CDS encoding HpcH/HpaI aldolase/citrate lyase family protein, which yields MPIANPRSYLFVPASRPERIAKAIGSGADAVIVDFEDAVAPADKGQARDGLGAPWAALGQQAAAAGVAMLVRINGADTAYYEDDLAWCRAQGVSEIVLPKADSAGVDALAAALPGVRCFPLVENAAGFAGLRELARAGGVVRLLFGSIDLMFDLDVQDDGEALHYFRSRLVLHSRAAGLPAPVDGVCTAIGNDAALAAETRRARAFGFGAKLLIHPGQVCGVHDGLAPSADERHWAGRVMAAAAAADGAAVAVDGKMVDRPVLERARRILSGG from the coding sequence ATGCCGATCGCCAATCCTCGCAGCTACCTGTTTGTCCCGGCCTCGCGCCCGGAGCGCATCGCCAAGGCGATCGGCTCCGGCGCCGATGCCGTCATTGTCGATTTCGAGGATGCGGTCGCGCCCGCCGACAAGGGGCAGGCCCGCGACGGGCTTGGCGCCCCGTGGGCGGCGCTGGGCCAGCAGGCAGCGGCAGCCGGCGTCGCCATGCTGGTGCGCATCAACGGCGCCGATACCGCGTACTACGAAGACGATCTCGCCTGGTGCCGCGCACAGGGTGTCTCGGAAATCGTGCTGCCGAAGGCCGATTCGGCCGGCGTCGATGCGCTTGCTGCGGCATTGCCCGGTGTGCGCTGTTTCCCGCTGGTCGAGAACGCCGCCGGCTTCGCCGGCTTACGCGAGCTGGCCCGTGCCGGCGGCGTGGTCCGGCTGCTGTTCGGCAGCATCGACCTGATGTTCGATCTCGACGTGCAGGACGACGGTGAGGCGTTGCACTACTTTCGCAGCCGGCTGGTGCTTCATTCCCGCGCGGCGGGTTTGCCCGCGCCCGTGGATGGCGTTTGCACCGCAATCGGCAATGACGCCGCACTTGCCGCGGAAACGCGCCGCGCCCGGGCCTTCGGCTTTGGCGCCAAGCTGCTGATCCACCCGGGCCAGGTCTGCGGCGTGCACGACGGCCTGGCGCCGTCGGCCGATGAACGGCACTGGGCCGGGCGCGTCATGGCCGCGGCTGCCGCTGCCGATGGCGCCGCGGTGGCGGTGGACGGCAAGATGGTGGACCGCCCGGTGCTGGAGCGCGCGCGCCGGATCTTGTCCGGTGGGTAG
- a CDS encoding CaiB/BaiF CoA transferase family protein — MPHPLEGITVVSLEQAIAAPFCTRQLADLGARIIKIERPGSGDFARAYDTRVRGLSSHFVWTNRSKESLTLDVKHAAAAPVLAGLLERADVLVQNLAPGAAARLGLDFDSLSEKYPRLIVCDISGYGSDGPYRDKKAYDLLVQSESGFVSVTGTPDDGVKAGASVADIAAGMYAYTNILAALLERGKTGRGKRIDISMLESMVEWMGFPLYYAFDGAEPPPRAGAAHATIYPYGPFPTGDGKTVMLGLQNEREWVVFCEAVLGEPDLATHPDFASNSLRNQNRAALRARIVDSFSGLTATEVADRLEAARIANARVNTIADVWDHPQLAARQRWRQVDTPVGPVPALLPPGMTEARMDPIPSLGASTDAILAELGQTAAQIAALRSAGAV, encoded by the coding sequence ATGCCCCATCCCCTCGAAGGCATCACCGTCGTTTCCCTGGAGCAGGCGATCGCGGCCCCGTTCTGCACCCGCCAGCTGGCGGACCTGGGCGCGCGCATCATCAAGATCGAGCGGCCTGGCAGCGGCGACTTTGCCCGCGCCTACGACACGCGCGTGCGCGGCTTGTCTTCGCACTTCGTCTGGACCAACCGCTCCAAGGAGAGCCTCACGCTCGACGTCAAGCACGCCGCGGCCGCCCCCGTGCTGGCCGGACTGCTCGAACGCGCGGACGTGCTGGTGCAGAACCTCGCGCCCGGCGCGGCCGCGCGCCTGGGCCTGGACTTCGACAGCCTGAGCGAAAAGTACCCGCGCCTGATCGTGTGCGATATCTCGGGCTATGGCAGCGACGGCCCGTACCGCGACAAGAAGGCCTACGACCTGCTGGTCCAGAGCGAGTCCGGCTTTGTCTCCGTGACCGGCACGCCGGACGACGGCGTCAAGGCAGGTGCCTCAGTAGCCGATATTGCGGCCGGCATGTACGCCTATACCAATATCCTGGCCGCGCTGCTGGAACGCGGCAAGACCGGGCGCGGCAAGCGCATCGATATCTCGATGCTGGAATCGATGGTGGAGTGGATGGGCTTCCCGCTCTACTACGCCTTCGATGGCGCCGAGCCGCCGCCGCGCGCGGGCGCGGCACATGCCACCATCTATCCCTATGGCCCGTTTCCGACCGGCGATGGCAAGACCGTGATGCTTGGACTGCAGAACGAGCGCGAGTGGGTCGTGTTCTGCGAGGCGGTGCTGGGCGAACCCGATCTCGCCACGCATCCCGACTTTGCCAGCAACAGCCTGCGCAACCAGAACCGCGCCGCGCTGCGCGCGCGCATCGTCGACAGCTTCTCGGGCCTGACCGCCACCGAAGTGGCCGACCGGCTGGAGGCCGCCAGGATTGCCAATGCGCGGGTCAATACCATCGCTGACGTTTGGGACCACCCCCAGCTGGCGGCGCGCCAGCGCTGGCGCCAGGTCGACACGCCGGTGGGTCCGGTGCCGGCGTTGCTGCCGCCGGGCATGACCGAGGCACGCATGGACCCGATTCCGTCGCTCGGCGCGAGCACCGATGCCATCCTGGCCGAACTGGGCCAGACCGCGGCGCAGATTGCCGCGTTGCGCTCGGCCGGCGCAGTCTGA
- a CDS encoding LysR substrate-binding domain-containing protein produces MDLRAMRYFIAIVDQGSLTRAAEVVCVAQPALSQQLAALEKELGVPLVHRGAKGVKPTEAGRTLYRHARNILRQVEIAGAEARVAGTDVTGMVAIGLPTTAAAAFGMPLIRAVRARYPQIRLQLFESMSGYISELLDHNRLDFAILFRDVPSRAVELERLASESLYLVGTLPVTRGRAKAQAKPRALAGAEGATVAIKALGELPLVLPSGSQGLREVVELAFAQAGVSLNVVADLDSLPFLLATAREGLACTILPASSLSDADSEVPRHLIVPELRRTLSLCWPRALPRTSAAEAVAEMLRELVAERIAAGGSLKPLISPPAADQ; encoded by the coding sequence ATGGACCTGCGCGCCATGCGCTATTTCATCGCCATCGTCGACCAGGGCAGCCTGACGCGGGCAGCCGAAGTGGTCTGCGTGGCGCAGCCCGCACTCAGCCAGCAGCTGGCGGCGCTGGAAAAAGAGCTGGGCGTGCCGCTGGTCCATCGCGGCGCCAAGGGCGTCAAACCCACCGAAGCCGGCCGCACACTCTATCGCCACGCCCGCAATATCCTGCGGCAGGTGGAGATCGCCGGCGCCGAGGCCCGGGTGGCCGGCACGGATGTTACCGGCATGGTTGCCATCGGCCTGCCCACCACGGCGGCAGCGGCATTCGGCATGCCGCTGATCCGCGCGGTGCGCGCCCGCTATCCGCAAATCCGGCTGCAGCTGTTCGAGAGCATGAGCGGTTATATCTCGGAGCTGCTGGACCACAACCGGCTGGACTTCGCCATCCTGTTCCGCGATGTGCCGTCGCGCGCGGTGGAACTGGAGCGGCTGGCAAGCGAATCGCTATACCTAGTCGGGACGCTTCCCGTGACGCGCGGGCGCGCAAAGGCGCAAGCGAAGCCTCGGGCGCTGGCCGGTGCGGAAGGCGCTACGGTCGCGATCAAGGCACTGGGCGAGCTGCCACTCGTGCTGCCAAGCGGCTCGCAGGGCCTGCGTGAAGTGGTCGAACTTGCCTTCGCGCAGGCCGGCGTGTCGCTGAACGTGGTGGCCGACCTGGATTCGCTGCCCTTCCTGCTGGCGACCGCGCGCGAGGGCCTGGCCTGCACCATCCTGCCCGCGTCGTCGCTGTCCGACGCGGACAGCGAAGTGCCGCGGCACCTGATCGTGCCGGAACTGCGCCGCACGCTGTCGCTGTGCTGGCCACGCGCGCTGCCGCGCACCAGCGCGGCCGAGGCCGTGGCGGAGATGCTGCGTGAGCTGGTGGCCGAGCGCATTGCGGCGGGCGGGTCGCTCAAGCCGCTCATTTCGCCGCCTGCGGCCGATCAATAA
- a CDS encoding Bug family tripartite tricarboxylate transporter substrate binding protein translates to MQRTRRALAAAAALAACLPLFSARALAAAPYPSKPIQMIVPQAPGGTNDIVARLVAATLSQRLGQQVVVENRPGAGGNIGTQAAARATPDGYTLLMTISSTQAINPSLYRSIPFDPVKDFEPIAPVASVPNVLVANPAFPAKSLPELIAMAKARPDYYRYASAGNGTLNHLLGEMLNSMAGIKLEHVPYKGVAPALNDVLGNQVPLAFASLPSVLAHIKAGKVRALGVSSAKRSPFAPDIPAINETVPGYSGDLWVGLFAVKNTPKDVTQKLGQAMQEILADKTLRDKLAAQGAEVMTGTPQQFSKMLASDMDKWARIVKASGAQVD, encoded by the coding sequence ATGCAACGCACCCGCCGCGCCCTGGCAGCCGCCGCTGCCCTGGCCGCATGCCTGCCGCTGTTCAGCGCCAGAGCCCTCGCCGCCGCCCCCTATCCGTCCAAGCCCATCCAGATGATCGTGCCGCAGGCACCGGGCGGCACCAACGACATCGTCGCGCGACTGGTCGCCGCGACCCTGTCGCAACGGCTCGGCCAGCAGGTGGTGGTGGAAAACCGCCCGGGCGCCGGCGGCAATATCGGCACCCAGGCAGCGGCCCGCGCCACGCCGGACGGCTACACGCTGCTGATGACCATCAGCAGCACGCAGGCCATCAACCCGTCGCTGTACCGCAGCATTCCGTTCGACCCGGTCAAGGATTTCGAGCCGATCGCCCCGGTGGCAAGCGTGCCGAACGTGCTGGTGGCCAATCCCGCCTTCCCCGCCAAGTCGCTGCCCGAATTGATCGCGATGGCCAAGGCCAGGCCGGACTACTACCGCTATGCCTCCGCCGGCAATGGCACGCTGAACCACCTGCTGGGCGAGATGCTCAACAGCATGGCCGGCATCAAGCTCGAACATGTGCCCTACAAGGGCGTCGCGCCGGCGCTGAACGATGTGCTGGGCAACCAGGTGCCGCTGGCCTTCGCCAGCCTGCCGTCGGTGCTGGCCCATATCAAGGCGGGCAAGGTGCGCGCGCTCGGCGTCAGCTCCGCCAAGCGCTCGCCGTTCGCGCCGGACATTCCCGCGATCAACGAAACCGTGCCCGGGTATAGCGGCGACCTCTGGGTCGGCCTGTTCGCGGTCAAGAATACGCCGAAGGACGTGACCCAAAAGCTCGGCCAGGCCATGCAGGAGATCCTGGCGGACAAGACCCTGCGCGACAAGCTGGCGGCACAGGGCGCCGAAGTGATGACGGGCACGCCGCAGCAGTTCAGCAAGATGCTGGCGTCCGACATGGACAAGTGGGCCCGCATCGTGAAGGCATCGGGCGCGCAGGTGGACTGA